A stretch of the Arachis stenosperma cultivar V10309 chromosome 6, arast.V10309.gnm1.PFL2, whole genome shotgun sequence genome encodes the following:
- the LOC130936514 gene encoding protein GL2-INTERACTING REPRESSOR 1-like has protein sequence MSRRNGPKLDLKLNLSPPRADRRRLESPARSTTASPTSPPSSCVSSELNQEDSSNNNNLRYSNSPEATSMVLVGCPRCLMYVMLSEDDPKCPKCKSTVLLDFLHDNTTNVRKN, from the coding sequence ATGAGTCGCAGGAACGGTCCGAAGCTCGACCTGAAGCTGAACCTCTCTCCTCCAAGGGCAGACCGGAGGAGGCTGGAGTCTCCGGCACGGTCGACAACGGCATCTCCGACGTCGCCGCCGAGCTCATGCGTTTCCTCTGAGCTCAACCAAGAAgacagcagcaacaacaacaaccttCGATACTCCAACAGCCCTGAAGCAACATCAATGGTTCTCGTAGGATGCCCTCGCTGCCTCATGTACGTGATGCTCTCCGAAGATGACCCCAAGTGCCCCAAATGCAAGAGCACCGTCTTACTCGATTTCCTCCATGACAACACCACCAACGTTAGGAAGAATTAG